Within the Novosphingobium sp. SL115 genome, the region CGCGGCGTTCTGCTGCGCCATATTGAATCGATGCTGGGCACCTGGGCTGCGCTGTTCATAACATCGGCGCTGTTCGGCCTTGCTCATCTGGCCAATCCGGGAGCCAGCCTGTTTGCAGCTTTCGCCATTGCGATGGAGGCGGGCATTCTGCTGGGCGCGGCCTATTTGTGGCAGCGCAGGCTGTGGGTGCCTATCGGCATTCATGCCGCGTGGAATTTCACGCAGGGCTGGGTGTTCAGCGTGCCGGTATCCGGCGGGGACATGCCCGATGGCCTGTTGATTACGTCGCGTGAAGGGCCGGACTGGCTCACAGGCGGGGCCTTTGGGCTTGAGGCGAGCGTGATTGCCATGGCAGTGGCCACAGGCGCGGGACTAGCGCTGCTATACCGTGTGGCCAAACAAGGTGGGATCAGGCCGCCGATGTGGGTTTTCCGCAGGAAAATTTAGCCCCGCGCCCAACCAGCCGCCGCTGGTTCCAAAGTCGTGAGAAAAGTTTCGGCACTTTCGAGATACTCTGTGCGCTTATCCTCGGTCATCCGCCGCCATGTGGCATAGGGTTGGGCCAGCCTGTGATACCCTGCCAGCTTCTTTTCATTACGCGCCAGAAAATGCCAGTACAGCGCGTTGAAGGGGCAGGCGCCTTCGCCTGTCTTCTTCTTCA harbors:
- a CDS encoding CPBP family intramembrane glutamic endopeptidase; amino-acid sequence: MDEPQATKPGVLRRIIAFPLTLLIVEFLAVGFAASLASALLMRFGVGDGVINFLGGLVVALLAIAIYLACRRWIERRANDEMPAAVLPRELPLGLLIGAGLFTLMTSIVAVMGGISITGINGMGAIWAMLAMAVTSGTIEEILFRGVLLRHIESMLGTWAALFITSALFGLAHLANPGASLFAAFAIAMEAGILLGAAYLWQRRLWVPIGIHAAWNFTQGWVFSVPVSGGDMPDGLLITSREGPDWLTGGAFGLEASVIAMAVATGAGLALLYRVAKQGGIRPPMWVFRRKI